CGTCGGCCCACGGGGTGGACGAACGGTCTCGTACTCCCAGATCGTCCCGGTGTTCCCTGCCATCGGATCCACTCCTACCACGAAGCGCGTGAAAACCGTTGCTCTGGCGGACACACTGTCGGCCACTCGGTCCGGTCGCTCACCGAACCCCCTCCTCAGGCCTGCTCGAGGTCTTCGCGATACGTCTCGGCGTGCTCGAGCGCCCGGTCGATGCTGTTTGCGGTGTCGGCGTCCGACTGCTCTCGAGCCTGCCGGAGCGTGTTCAGGTGGCCGTCGAGGACGGCGTGGTCGGCCTCCCGGTCGGCGGCGGCGAGTTCGGCGAACGCCCCGGCGGTCTCGCGGAGCGCGTCGCGGACGTCGTCGTCGGCCGTCTCGGCGGCTCCCTCGAGTTCGCTCCGGGCCTGCTGTAAGTGCTGATCGTCGGCCATACCGGCACCACCACGACCGCGGTGAAAACGCTTATCGGTGGGGAAAGCGGGGTGGGGTTTCGACGTCGACGCGGACGATCGACCACCCTACCGGTCGGTCACGCGTCGGTCGACCCGCGAACGAGCGAGGTGAAGTTCTCGAAAACGCGGGCGGCCGTCACGTCGTCGTAGGAGTGGTCCGTCTCGGTCCACCCGAAGTCCCGCTCGATCCGGTTGTGGTAGTCGCTCGAGAGCTCCGGGTGGAACTGGACCGTCCACAGCGGCGCGTCGCGGTGGCGGGTTCCGAAGTGCGGCGAGTGCTCGGTCCGCGCGATGGTCTCCATTCCCTCGCCGGGTTCGAGCACGCTGTCGCCGTGAATTGCCGGGACGACGGGCGCGACGCCGTCGAACAGCGGGTCGCCGTCGAAATCGACGGCGACCAGCCGGTGGGTCGGACCGACGTGCTCGACCCGGCCGCCGAGCGCGGCGTTTGCGACCTGGTGGCCGAAGCAGACTCCCAACGTCGGGATCCGCCGTTCGACGAGTTCGCGGATCAGCTCCTGCTGGTCCGCAATCCAGGGCTCGTCCTCGACCTCGTACACGCCGGCGGTGCTTCCCGAGATCACGACGGCGTCGATCCCCTCGAGGTCGGGGCGCTCGCCCGCGGGGAAGTTACACTCGAGACAGCCGGGGAAGTGACTCGCGAGTTCGTTGGAGTGGTACTCGTAGGCGGCGTCCACCTCGTTGTGGACGACGAGAACGGTCGGCGACTCCATAGCTGGACGGACGACCCCGACAATGATAGGTATCGGGGGTCTTCGGGGTCAAGCGTGCCGGTCAAGTAGCTCCGGTCCCTTACTCGATTCACCGTGAGCGACACTCGAGGCCCCCTTCAGCCGGACCGCCCAGACGTCGAACATCCCTTCGAGGTCGACGCGCCATTCGAGCCAGCGGGCGACCAGCCCGAGGCGATTTCCCAACTCGCCGAGGGATTTCGGTCGGGCATGGACAGACAGACGCTCCTCGGCGTGACGGGGTCGGGGAAGACCAACACCGTCTCGTGGGTCGTCGAGGAGGTCCAGAAGCCGACCCTCGTCATCGCCCACAACAAGACCCTGGCGGCGCAGCTGTACGAGGAGTTCCGGAACCTCTTTCCGAACAACGCCGTCGAGTACTTCGTCTCCTACTACGACTACTACCAGCCCGAGGCCTACGTCGAGCAGTCGGACACCTACATCGACAAAGACGCCTCGATCAACGACGAGATCGATCGCCTCCGACACAGCGCCACCCGCTCGCTGCTGACCCGCGAGGACGTCATCGTCGTCGCCTCGGTGTCGGCGATCTACGGACTGGGTGACCCGCGAAACTACGTCGACATGGCGATGCGCCTCGAGGTCGGCGAGGAGGTTGGCCGCGACGAACTGCTGAAACGGCTCGTCGACCTGAACTACGAGCGCAACGACGTCGACTTCACCAACGGCACGTTCCGCGTGCGCGGGGACACCCTCGAGATCTTCCCGATGTACGGCCGCTACGCCGTCCGCGTCGAGCTCTGGGGCGACGAGATCGACCGGATGGTGAAGGTGGACCCGCTCGAGGGCGAGACCAAGGGCGAACAGCAGGCGGTGCTCGTCCACCCCGCGGAGCACTACTCGATCCCGGAGACGCGCTTAGAGCGGGCGATGGACGAGATCCGCGAGGACCTCGACTCTCGGATCTCGTACTTCGAGCGGAAAGGTGATCTGGTGGCGGCCCAGCGCATCGAGGAGCGAACGACGTTCGACCTCGAGATGATGGCCGAGACGGGCTACTGTTCTGGCATCGAGAACTACTCGCTGTATCTCTCCGATCGCGAGTCCGGCGAGGCCCCCTACACCCTGCTCGACTACTTCCCCGAGGACTTCCTCACCGTGGTCGACGAGTCCCACGTCACCCTCCCGCAGGTCCGCGGCCAGTACGCGGGCGACAAGTCGCGCAAGGACTCGCTGGTGGACAACGGCTTCCGGCTGCCGACGGCCTACGACAACCGCCCGCTCACCTTCGAGGAGTTCGAGGAGAAGACCGACCAGACACTCTACGTGAGCGCGACGCCGGGCGACTACGAGCGCGAGGAGAGCGAGCGGATCGTCGAACAGATCGTTCGTCCGACCCACCTCGTCGACCCGGAGGTGTCGGTGTCGCCCGCCAGCGGCCAGATCGACGACCTGATGGACCGCATCGACGGCCGTATCGACCGCGACGAGCGCACGCTCGTGACGACGCTCACCAAGCGGATGGCCGAGGACCTCACGGAGTACTTAGAGGAAGCCGGCGTCGACGTCGAATACATGCACGACGAGACCGACACCTTAGAGCGCCACGAGATTATCCGCTCCCTTCGGTTAGGGGAGATCGACGTCCTCGTCGGGATCAACCTGCTCCGGGAGGGGCTGGACATCCCCGAAGTCTCGCTCGTCGCCATTCTGGACGCCGACCAGGAGGGCTTTCTTCGCTCCGAGACGACTCTGGTCCAGACGATGGGACGAGCGGCCCGCAACGTCAACGGCGAGGTGATTCTCTACGCCGACGACCCCTCGAGCGCTATGGAGTCGGCGATCGAGGAGACCCGCCGGCGCCGGGAGATCCAGCGGGAGTACAACGCAGAACACGGCTACGAGCCGATGACGATCGACAAGGAGGTCGGCGAGACGAGCCTGCCGGGGAGCAAAACGGACACCTCGAGCGTCTCCGGGCGCGATCTGAAAGACGACGACGAGGCTGCCCGGTATATCGACGACCTCGAGGACCGGATGGAGGAGGCGGCGAGCAACCTCGAGTTCGAACTCGCGGCAGACATCCGCGACCGGATCCGAGAGGTCCGCGAGGAGTTCGACCTCGCGGGCGGCGACGAGGAGGAGGGAATCGCGCCGCCGGCGGAGGAGTTCTGAGACCGCCCGCTTTCAACCGGGCGATAGCGCCGCCGTGGCGCTTTCCCTCCACTAGTCGCGATACGTTTCGACGTCAACTACTCTTCGCGTCTCCGGGTGAGTGAGATCGCTGTCCGCCGAAACGAGCGGCGCATTCAGCTCCCTGCCGACAGCGGCGATCAGCCCGTCCGCGCCGGCCAGGAACGGCCCCTCGGGGCCGATCTCGTCGGCGATCTCTCCCGCGAGGATCGCGGTCTCCTCGTCGACGTCGTACACGTCTCCCCACGAGAGATCGGCGACCACCGCGGCAACGTCGCCGTCGGGAGCGTTTCCCTCCCCGACCAGCACTTCGGCGTACGCCGGTGCGGGAAACACGAAGGCCTCGTCGTCGTTCGCGAGGAGGTACTCGGCGGCTACGTCGACGCCGTTCAGGTAGTCGATGAGAAACGACGCGTCGAGGACCTTCATTCCGGATCCGCCAACCGCTGCATCCGTTCTTTCGACTTCCGTTTGGACGCCTCTCGAGCCTCCCGAACCCGTTCCGCCTGATCGTCCGACCAGCGTCCGAACCCGGCGAGCAGGTCGCGCTCATCGTCGGCGAGAAGGCGCTCGAGGGTGTCGTTGTAACTCTCTCCCTCCCGGCGGTGTCGGTCGAGCGTCCGTTTCACCCGACTACTGACCCGGATCTGTTCGTCCGCTGTTCCCATGCGTTGACGTTCGCGTTGACGCCACTTCGTCTTTTGGTTTGGACGAGTGAGAACCCGTTTTCCCCTATCGTTCACGCCCTCGAGGCGCCGTCGCCTGGGCGATCCGCGCGGCGACCGCGGCGGTGGTGCCGACCGCCCGGACGACACCGCCGGTCGCGTTGGCGACCCCTCGCTGGGCGTAGTGGGCCGGTTTCACCGCGATCTTCCCCGTCTCGGCGGCGACGTCCCAGGCCAATCGATCGACGAACTCGAGGCGCGAGCGCGACCACCGCCCCGGGTGGGCGAGGACGTACAGCCGGGGGCAGTCGCCGGCCTCGAGGAACTCGACGAAGTCGTCCGTCGTCTCGACGAGGCCGAAGTCGGGGTCGACGGTTCCCCACCGCCGACCCGTATCGGAGAGGTACGACGGCAGCGTCGGGTCCTCGTCGTCCTTCTCGACGTCGAGGTAGGCCTCCCCCAGCAGGTCGTACTCCGCCGGCGAGCGCTCTCCCTCCCAGATGTCGAGGTTCAGGTGCCGCGAGAGCGGGCTGCCGTGCGAGCAGGCGGTTTCGATCGTCGCGTGCTCGCGGAAGGCCGCGAGGTTGGCCGCGAACTGGCGGTGGGCTCTGCGCCGGTCGCCGCGGGCGCGGGCCAGGTCCTCGTAGTGGTAGCCGATCTCGTGGCCCATCTCGGCCATCTCGGCGACGATCTCGGGCTCGAACGTCGAGGTCCGGAAGTAGTACGTCGACGCCACGCCGTGGCGCGCCTCGAGGCGGGCCATCGAGCGGGCGATCTCGACCCGCCGGTCGACGTCGTGGCGCAGGATGAGGTACCGCTCGGGGAGGGTCTCCGCCCGCAGGTACTCCGCCACCGTGAGGACCTCGTAGTCGGCGTCGACGGCGGCACCGACGAGTCGGTCGTACGCGTCGAACGTGAAGTCGCGAACGTTCATACACGGGGAGACGACTGTCAGGGAATTAGCTATCCGCCGACTACCGTCCGCGACCGGGCGGGTACGGACTACGTACCGCATCTCGTGAGCGTCACTCGAGCCGTATCGTCCGCTGGCGACGACGGTCACCGGTGTACGACGTCGTTACCCTCGCCACTGTCACCGGTTGGGACCGGTTTCCGGACCGGTTACAACTCGAGGGTGTACACGACCTCGCGGTGTGTTTCGCCGCCGATATCGACCTCCCCGTCCCCCGTCTGTTCGAAGCCCAGTCCCTCGTAGAACTCGCGGCCGCCCGCGTTCGAGGCGAGGTCGATCGCCCGCATGCGCTCCATGTTGAAGTCCTCGAGAGCCGAGCGCAGGCGGTCGTGCAGCGCCGTCCCGACGCCCTGGCGCTGGTGGTCGGGGTGGACGTACATTCGCAGGACGTCGCCCTCATCCTCCTGGACGACGCCGTGTGTAAACCCGACGACTTCGTCGTCCGCTTCGGCGACGAGCACGGCGGTGCCGGCGGTCGATAGCGCGCGCTCGAGTTCCTCGTCAGCGTACCAGTCGTTGACGGTGTCGTCGATAACGTCCTCGGGAATATCGTAGGTGTCGTGCCAGGTCTCGCGGGCGACCTCGCGGATCGCCTCGCGGTCGTCGGCCGTGGCCGGTCTAATCTCCATGTCGTGCACTACGGTAGCGAACGACAAAATTATAGGCTCCACAGAATCCTCGGTGGCCAGGGAGCGTAACACTCTCTGCGGTCCGTACGAAGACGAACGCACCGCCTCGATGGCCACGCTCGTCGACGAGTCGCATCTCGGATCAGTGTCAAGACGCGGGATCGCGTTCGATAGCGTCTACACGAGGCTCGAGGCGCGTATCTGGCACGAAGCCGACTCTCACCACCGCACTCCCTCTACTAACGGCAACGATAAATACTCGACAGGTGTCTTATCGGTTATCATGGGAGAATCAGGGCATGCCGCGGACGCACCGCCGACGACGGGCGGACGGGGAAAGATTCGAGCCGTCGGGGTCGCCGTCGGACTCACCGTCCTGGCGCTGATTCTCTCGGGCGTTGTGGGCGTCCTCTTCGCCGTTCCACTCTTCGTGCTCGGGTTCGACTTCGAAAGTACGGCCGTCTTCGTCACTCTCCTCCTCGGGGGGCAGATCGGTTTCTTCGCCGCGGGGTATCTGTACGTCCGTCGCTACGGACTCGCCGTTCGACTCGCTCGCCCCGACCGCCGGGACCTCTCGTATGCTGCTGGTGGGACGATCGTCGCACTGGTCTTCGCGACCGGTGCGAGTATCGTGCTGGAGTTCCTCGGTCTCACCCCCGAATCCGTCCTCGAAGGGTTCGTTACGGCGGATCCGCTGATCCTCATCTGGCTCGCTCTCCTGTCGATCGTCGTCGTAGCGCCGGCCGAAGAGTACCTGTTTCGCGGCGTGATCCAGGGCCGACTCCGGAACACGTTCGGGCCAGCGAGTGCGATCGTCGTTGCGAGTTTGCTGTTCGGCTCGATGCACTTCGGGAACTGGACCGGATCGCTCGCCACCGTCGTCGGGTGGGCGTTGCTTATTACGGGCGTCGGTGTCGTCATGGGCGTCCTCTACGAGCGGACGAACAACCTCACCGTCCCCATCATCGCCCACGCGGTGTACAACTGTTTCCTCTTTATCGCCGGCTACCTCTTGCTGTAGGGCGCTGTCGCATCTATCGAACTCCTGGTAGTAACTCTCGGCGAGAAATCTGCATAGCGGCAGTGTCCAGCGAGGCCGATTTGTGACGCGAGCGGATCGTAGTCGACGGACCCACGGTATCCGTTCGACTCGAGTTGCCGAACCGAAACGGGAGTTGGAGGCGGGCGCGAAGCCGCCTCGCTCGCGGCGATCAGGTCTCGACGTCGAACCCCCGGTCGCGAAGCAGTTTCGGGACTCTGTCGCGGTGGTCGCCCTGCAACTCGATCCGTCCCTCAGTGATCGTGCCGCCGGTTCCGAGGGCGCTCTTGAGACTCGAGGCGATCGGCTTAAGCTCCGACTTGGGGAGATCGAATCCCTCGACGATCGTCACCGGCTTCCCGTACCGGCGTTTCTCCATGCGGATCGACAGCGCCTGGGCCGCGGCCTCGAGGTCGCTGTGGGCGTCGAGTTCGTCGAGTAAGTCCTCGAGCGGGTCGTCGTCTGACACGTTATTCGGTACGCTCGCGAGCAACATAGGGTTGCTCCCTCTCGAGGAACGCTCCGCCGGCGACGAGCTACCCAGTTCGTAGCAACCAGAGCAACGACCCGAGCAGAACGCAGAGAACGGCGATCACGACGGCCGCGGTCGGGTCGTCCTCGAAGGAGTCCGCGGGCAGCGCGGTAACGTGCGGCGCGAGAAGGGCGTACATCCCGGCCGTCCAGAACAGGAACACCGCGCTCGCGCTTGCAGGAACGATCGCGTCGGCTCGAACCAGTGCGTGGTCGTACAGCAACAGGAGCAGGCCGGCACCGGCGAACAGCGCGAAAAACAGCCCGGTTATCGTCGCCATCCAGTTCACGAGGCCTCCGGCTGCGGCGCTCGAATCTCGAAACCGCTCGAGCGCTTCCGCATCGGTACGTACGAGCAGCGCCGTCGCTTCGTTCGACCCCAGGATGAGCCCGATCCCAAAAACGAAGATCACGATAACGAGGCCGTAAACGAACCCGACTTCGAGCAGACCGACGGCCGTCTCGAGCACATTCACGAAGATAGATACGTTCGTTTTATACGTTCTGGTGTGACTAGCGTCGAGCGGGACGAGCGGGATAAACGTCGTGCACGCACGCGAGCCGTCGCCCGTGGCCGGTCCTCAACCGAAGTGACGCCGGGTTACAATCGCTCTTTTACGGTTCGAGCCGTCTTTTCGCCCACCCCCGACACGCTCTGCAGATCCTCGAGACTCGCCTCCCGCACGTTCTCGACGCTGCCGAACCGCCCCAGCAGGCGCTTTCTGGTTTCGGGGCCGATCCCCGGCACGTCGTCCAGGACTGTCGAAACGTCGTCGCGGATCGTCTGGTGGTACTGCACCGCGAAGCGGTGGGCCTCGTCGCGCACCCGCTGGAGGAGGTGGAGGTGGGGGGCGTCCCGCGGCCAGGAGAACTGCCGGTCCGGGGTGATCACCGTCTCCTCGGCCTTCGCCAGCGCGACGGCGGGGACGTCCCAGCCCACCTCGGCGAGGGCGTCGCGGGCGGCCTCGAGCTGGCCCTCGCCGCCGTCGATCACGAGCAGGTCGGGGTCGGAGCGGTCGTCGCGGCCCTCGACGGCGCGCTCCGCCCGCCAGCGGATCAGCGCGCGCATGTTGTCGTAGTCGTCGTTTCGGTCCTCGAGTTTCTTGCGCCGGTAGTCGGTCTTCTCCGCGCTCCCGTCGACGAAGGTCACGTCGCTCCCCACCGCCGACTTGCCGTGGGCATGGCTCACGTCGAACCCCTCGAGCCGTCGGGCCGACTCGAGACCGAGCGCGTCGGCGAGGGCTCCACACTCGTCCCGGCGACCGACGTTTCTTCGGGCGTTCTTGAGCGCGAGGTCGACCAGTTTCGCCTCCCGCCCCGCACCCGGAACGCGGACGGCGACGCCCTCCGCTGCGAGCCAGGACGCGACCTCCGCGTCCTCGAGTCGTTCCGAGAGCAAGACGGCGTCCGGCAGGCTCCGCTCGGCGTAGTACTGGACGAGGAAGGCGGCCAGAACGGCCGGAACACCCCGCTCGCTCGCAGCCCCGTCGCCGCCAGCAGTCGCCGCGTCGGAGCCCTCGAGGCTGTGTCGCTCCCGATCGACCAGTTTCCCGCCCTCGGCGCGCAGGCGGGCCACCGTGGCGTCGTCGCCTTCGATCGCCACACCGAGCACGTCGACGGTGTGCTCGCCGCCCGTCGTCTGGACGGCCTCGCCGCCCTCGCCGTGGAAGCTCTCGACGGCCTCGAGACGATCTCGAAGGTTCGCCGCCCGCTCGAAGTTCTTCGCCTGAGCGGCGGCCTCCATCTCCCGGCGCAGCGGATCCGCGAGAATCCCGGTTTCGCCCTCGAAGAAGCGCTCGACGGCGGTCACGTCCTCCCGGTAGCTCTCGAGGTCGATCTCGCGGGTACAGGGGGCGGTACAGAGCCCCATCTCGTGGTCGAGACAGGGGCGGTCCCGGCCCGCGTACTTGTGGTCCGAGCAGCCGCGGACGCCGTACGTCTCCCGGAGGGCCTTGACGACCGTTTCGACCCGTCCCTTGTTCGTGAAGGGGCCGTAGACGGTCGCCGCTTCGTTCGGATCGCGGGTGATCTCGATCCGGGGGGCCTCGTGGCCCGTCAGCTGGACCATCGGGTAGGACTTGTCGTCCTTGAGCCGGACGTTGTAGCGGGGCTGGTGGCGCTTGATCAGGTTGGCCTCGAGCAACAGCGCCTGGGTTTCGGTGTCGGTGACGGCGATCTCGATTCCGTCGGCGCGATCGACCATCCGCCGGATGCGGGCGCTGCGCGGGTCGGCGTAGGAACGAACCCGCGAGCGCAGGTCGACGGCCTTCCCGACGTACAGTGTGGTGCTGCCCTCGCGGAACTGGTAGACGCCGGGCTCGCGCGGCAGCGACGTCGCTCGCTCGCGCACCCCTGCTGCGTTCATCGGCGGTCCTACGTGATCGACGACTTTCAGCCTGACGTCACACGGGCCGCCCGACTTGTACGAGCCGCGACCGCACGCGGCGGTGTCGCCACTCGAGTTTCCGGTCCGGGTCGAAAAATGCCGTCGTTGAAGGTCGATTCGAAACGCCCTCGACCGTGTCAGTTACCGTAACTGGCGGTCGGTGCGTGACGGTTAGACGTCGTCCTCGGTGTCGGTGTCGTCATCGTCGACGACACCGTCGTCGTCAGCTTCGTCGTCGTCGCCGACGCCATCGTCAGCGTCATCATCATCGCCGACGCCGTCATCCGCGTCGTCGTCACCGACGCCATCGTCGGCCTCGTCGTCGTCGCCAACGCCGTCGTCATCGCCGACGCCGTCGTCAGCTTCGTCGTCTTCGCCAACGCCATCATCTGCATCGTCATCACCGACGCCGTCGTCAGCTTCGTCGTCTTCGCCAACGCCGTCATCTGCACCGTCGTCACCGACGCCGTCGTCGGCCTCGTCGTCGACGTCCTCTCCAGGAGCGTCGTCGTCAATTCCTTCGTCGTCGACACCGTCGTCACCGCCAGGTCCGCCACAGCCGGCGAGTCCGATCATTACGAGCGCGAGCGTGACCGCGATGATCGTCCGTCGCTGTGGCAGCGAGCGGCCGAGACGTTCTTTCATGGATGTCATGGGTTCGACGCAGGCTACACTGGTCCCGCCGGGAGTATAAACGGGGTCAGCCG
Above is a genomic segment from Natrononativus amylolyticus containing:
- a CDS encoding DUF7553 family protein codes for the protein MADDQHLQQARSELEGAAETADDDVRDALRETAGAFAELAAADREADHAVLDGHLNTLRQAREQSDADTANSIDRALEHAETYREDLEQA
- a CDS encoding type 1 glutamine amidotransferase; translation: MESPTVLVVHNEVDAAYEYHSNELASHFPGCLECNFPAGERPDLEGIDAVVISGSTAGVYEVEDEPWIADQQELIRELVERRIPTLGVCFGHQVANAALGGRVEHVGPTHRLVAVDFDGDPLFDGVAPVVPAIHGDSVLEPGEGMETIARTEHSPHFGTRHRDAPLWTVQFHPELSSDYHNRIERDFGWTETDHSYDDVTAARVFENFTSLVRGSTDA
- the uvrB gene encoding excinuclease ABC subunit UvrB; its protein translation is MSDTRGPLQPDRPDVEHPFEVDAPFEPAGDQPEAISQLAEGFRSGMDRQTLLGVTGSGKTNTVSWVVEEVQKPTLVIAHNKTLAAQLYEEFRNLFPNNAVEYFVSYYDYYQPEAYVEQSDTYIDKDASINDEIDRLRHSATRSLLTREDVIVVASVSAIYGLGDPRNYVDMAMRLEVGEEVGRDELLKRLVDLNYERNDVDFTNGTFRVRGDTLEIFPMYGRYAVRVELWGDEIDRMVKVDPLEGETKGEQQAVLVHPAEHYSIPETRLERAMDEIREDLDSRISYFERKGDLVAAQRIEERTTFDLEMMAETGYCSGIENYSLYLSDRESGEAPYTLLDYFPEDFLTVVDESHVTLPQVRGQYAGDKSRKDSLVDNGFRLPTAYDNRPLTFEEFEEKTDQTLYVSATPGDYEREESERIVEQIVRPTHLVDPEVSVSPASGQIDDLMDRIDGRIDRDERTLVTTLTKRMAEDLTEYLEEAGVDVEYMHDETDTLERHEIIRSLRLGEIDVLVGINLLREGLDIPEVSLVAILDADQEGFLRSETTLVQTMGRAARNVNGEVILYADDPSSAMESAIEETRRRREIQREYNAEHGYEPMTIDKEVGETSLPGSKTDTSSVSGRDLKDDDEAARYIDDLEDRMEEAASNLEFELAADIRDRIREVREEFDLAGGDEEEGIAPPAEEF
- a CDS encoding PIN domain-containing protein; protein product: MKVLDASFLIDYLNGVDVAAEYLLANDDEAFVFPAPAYAEVLVGEGNAPDGDVAAVVADLSWGDVYDVDEETAILAGEIADEIGPEGPFLAGADGLIAAVGRELNAPLVSADSDLTHPETRRVVDVETYRD
- a CDS encoding antitoxin VapB family protein: MGTADEQIRVSSRVKRTLDRHRREGESYNDTLERLLADDERDLLAGFGRWSDDQAERVREAREASKRKSKERMQRLADPE
- a CDS encoding GNAT family N-acetyltransferase; the protein is MEIRPATADDREAIREVARETWHDTYDIPEDVIDDTVNDWYADEELERALSTAGTAVLVAEADDEVVGFTHGVVQEDEGDVLRMYVHPDHQRQGVGTALHDRLRSALEDFNMERMRAIDLASNAGGREFYEGLGFEQTGDGEVDIGGETHREVVYTLEL
- a CDS encoding CPBP family intramembrane glutamic endopeptidase translates to MGESGHAADAPPTTGGRGKIRAVGVAVGLTVLALILSGVVGVLFAVPLFVLGFDFESTAVFVTLLLGGQIGFFAAGYLYVRRYGLAVRLARPDRRDLSYAAGGTIVALVFATGASIVLEFLGLTPESVLEGFVTADPLILIWLALLSIVVVAPAEEYLFRGVIQGRLRNTFGPASAIVVASLLFGSMHFGNWTGSLATVVGWALLITGVGVVMGVLYERTNNLTVPIIAHAVYNCFLFIAGYLLL
- a CDS encoding translation initiation factor — its product is MSDDDPLEDLLDELDAHSDLEAAAQALSIRMEKRRYGKPVTIVEGFDLPKSELKPIASSLKSALGTGGTITEGRIELQGDHRDRVPKLLRDRGFDVET
- a CDS encoding excinuclease ABC subunit C; the encoded protein is MNAAGVRERATSLPREPGVYQFREGSTTLYVGKAVDLRSRVRSYADPRSARIRRMVDRADGIEIAVTDTETQALLLEANLIKRHQPRYNVRLKDDKSYPMVQLTGHEAPRIEITRDPNEAATVYGPFTNKGRVETVVKALRETYGVRGCSDHKYAGRDRPCLDHEMGLCTAPCTREIDLESYREDVTAVERFFEGETGILADPLRREMEAAAQAKNFERAANLRDRLEAVESFHGEGGEAVQTTGGEHTVDVLGVAIEGDDATVARLRAEGGKLVDRERHSLEGSDAATAGGDGAASERGVPAVLAAFLVQYYAERSLPDAVLLSERLEDAEVASWLAAEGVAVRVPGAGREAKLVDLALKNARRNVGRRDECGALADALGLESARRLEGFDVSHAHGKSAVGSDVTFVDGSAEKTDYRRKKLEDRNDDYDNMRALIRWRAERAVEGRDDRSDPDLLVIDGGEGQLEAARDALAEVGWDVPAVALAKAEETVITPDRQFSWPRDAPHLHLLQRVRDEAHRFAVQYHQTIRDDVSTVLDDVPGIGPETRKRLLGRFGSVENVREASLEDLQSVSGVGEKTARTVKERL